In Odocoileus virginianus isolate 20LAN1187 ecotype Illinois chromosome 5, Ovbor_1.2, whole genome shotgun sequence, a single window of DNA contains:
- the SPRR4 gene encoding small proline-rich protein 4, with protein sequence MSSQQQQQQQCLPQMIQQQQVKQPCQPPPVKCQETCAPKTKDPCAPQAKKQCPPKGTAIPAQQKCPATQQAPKSK encoded by the coding sequence ATGTcttcccagcagcagcagcagcagcagtgcctgcCCCAGATGATCCAACAGCAGCAGGTGAAGCAGCCGTGCCAGCCACCCCCTGTCAAATGTCAAGAGACGTGTGCACCTAAAACCAAGGATCCATGCGCTCCCCAGGCCAAGAAGCAATGTCCACCCAAGGGCACAGCCATCCCAGCCCAGCAGAAGTGTCCCGCAACCCAGCAAGCCCCCAAGAGTAAATAG